CCCAGTTTTTTGGCCACATCGCGCAACTTGCCCATCTGCGATTGTTGCTGGGCCAGCTTTTGCAATTGCTGCTGTAGTTTTTTGGCCGTTTCCTGATCGCCGGCTTTTTGTGCCTGAGCGAGTTGCTTTTGCGTTTCCTGCTGGGCTTTTTCGTGCGCATCGGCAATTTTCTGCAGCGCATTTTTCATGGCGTCGAATTGCTCGGCCAACTGTTTTTTCTTTTCCGGATCGAGCGTCCCCTGCGACAGTTGCGCTTGCAGCTTTTCAATTTCCTTCAGCGCCTTGTCGAAGTCGCCATTTTTTAAGTCCTTGGCCAGCTTGTCGGCCGGCCCGCTGGGCATATTTTTCATGCCGGCGAATTGATCTTTCAATTTTTCCGCTTCGGCGAGTTGATTGCGTCGTTGTTCCAGTTGTTGCGCCAAATCGTTCAATTTGGATATCGCTTCGTGGCGATCGGTTTCGTCCTTTTTGGCCAGCTCGTGCGTGCCTTCTTCGATGCGCTTGAACAGCTCTTCGGCTTCCTTCAGCCCTTCCTCGCCTGCCTGCTTGGCGCGCTCCTGCAATTTCGATTGCAACGGCTTCACGGAATCATCTATTTTCTTTTTCACGGCCACGGTGTTGGCGTTGGCATCGGCCTCGGTGGGGCGCGTGGGATCGGCCAGGAAACAAAATGCGAATGCCGCCGTCGCCGGAACAAGCGGCAGCCACGCCTGCTGCTTGAGGCGAATGGGAAACCGCCCCGACACATCCAACTTGCTGATCCGCCGCCGGGCATCCTCGAGCAGTGCCCGACCAGCAGGAGTTTGCAATTCTTCCTCGGAAAGCGCCAGCGAGCTAGAAATTCGCTCCTTCAATCCAAAGCGACGGTCAATTTCCAGGGCCGCCTCCAGCTCGGGCAAGCGCCGCATCCAGGTCCACACTAGCGCCGCGAGCAATCCCGCGGCTGCATCGCCACTCAGCCAGAAAGTGGCCCACTGCGCGCCGTCGATGCGAGTGAGCAACCATTTTTGCACGCCGATAGCAACCGCCGCCGCCAGCAAAGTGACGAACCAACACCACACCAGCGTGCCGAGAAATTGCTGCAGCATCAATCGCCGCCGCGCAATGCGAACTTGCTGTTTGAGCTGGTCCATAAGTAACTTCAGCGTAAGCGTGCTAGGCCGGGTTGATCGGCCCAATTGCATGCAGCCGATGGCTTTGATAACAGTCCCATTATAAGGGATTCCGGCAAAGCCTGGCGACAATAATTTTTACTTCCGCCTCGTTTTCCCAAGAATACGGCTCTTTCCCATATCACTTTGACGCCGGCAACAAGATATAATTCCGTGGACACCATTTTTGCGATAAACTCTGCCCCCGACATGAACGCTGCTCCCACACAAACCGATGCTGAACCGTTGCCGACACCGGCCGAGCGGCCCGAGGCAAATATCGTCATCTTCGACGGGAACTGTCGGATGTGTACGGCCCAAATTCGCGCACTCACCTGGTGGGATTGCCAGGGGAAGCTGTCGTATCTTTCGCTGCACGATCCGGAGGTCGCGCGCCGCTTTCCTGATTTGACCCACGACATGCTCATGGAGCAAATGTACGTGGTTGATGGGCAAGGCAACCGTTACGGAGGCGCGGCAGCCATCCGCTATTTTTCCCGCCGACTGCGCCGGTTGTGGTGGCTGGCGCCGCTCTTGCATATTCCAGGCAGCTTGCCTGTGTGGCAATGGCTTTACCGCCAGGTGGCCAAGCGGCGCTATCGCTTCGGCACGCTAAATCAGTGCGATAACGACGCCTGCAGCCTGCACGTGCGGTAGTGCTGTACAGGCCTGGCTCGGTAGTGAAGCATTTTGAAGTGAACTGCATTGGGTGGCCGGGGTCGAGTGCCGCCGAGCCCCCGGAATGCTGCCCGCTGGGGGCTCCCTTCGGTCGACCCCAGCCACCCTGCGGAAGCAAAGTGCATCACTACGTCGGGCGCTTTCGCCTTCCAACAAACCGCTGAACTGCGGTATCATATTGGTTTCGGCAATTGCACAAAAAAAGCAGCGTCGCAATAACATCGTCCACAGTTCGCCGCCTGCAATTACATCTCACCTGCATGACCGATTTTCGCACGGAGCACGATTCGATGGGGGAAGTCCGCGTTCCCGGGCAAGCTTATTACGGCGCGCAAACGCAACGGGCGATCGAAAACTTCCCCATCTCCGGCGAGCCGTTGCCGCCAGCGTTGATTCACGCACTGGGCCTGGTGAAATATGCCGCCGCTATTGCCAATCGCGATTTGGGCAAGCTGACCGGCTCGGGCAAAAACCCATTGAATCAAAAGCAGGTGGAGGCGTTGCTCACTGCCAGTCGCGAAGTGGCTGAGGGAAAATTCGACGAGCAATTTCCGCTCGACGTTTTCCAAACCGGCTCCGGCACCTCCAGCAACATGAACGCCAATGAAGTCATCGCCAACCGGGCCATTGAGCTGACCGGTGGCGACCGCTTCGTCGAGCAAAAGCCAATCCATCCCAACGACCACGTGAACATGGGGCAATCGACCAACGACATGTTCCCCACTGCCATTCACGTGGCCGTGGCCTTGGCAATTAAAACCGATTTTCTGCCGGCCTTGGAAAAGCTGCACCACACGCTGGAGCAAAAAGCGAGCGACTGGGACAAAATCATCAAAATTGGCCGTACACACTTGGCCGATGCCACGCCGCTGCGGCTGGGTCAGGAAATCGGCGGCTTTGCCCGGCAGTTGCAAATGTCAATTACCCGCGCAAACAGCGCCTTAAAGGCCGTGCTGGAACTTCCGGCCGGCGGCACGGCAGTGGGCTCGGGCATCAACACGCACCCGGAATTTGGCAAGCGTGTAGCAGCTGCTTTGGCGAAAGACACCAGCATTCCATTCGTCGAGGCCGTTAATCATTTCGAAGCCAACGCCCAGCGCGATGGATTGGTGGAAGCCAGCGGCGATTTGCGCACCATCGCCGTCACGCTGTTCAACATCGCCAATAACATCCGCTGGCTTTCCAGCGGGCCGCGCTGCGGGTTTTATGAAATCAAGCTGCCCGATCGGCAGCCGGGCAGCTCCATCATGCCGGGCAAAGTGAACCCGGTGATGTGCGAAAGCATGATGCAAGTGTGCGCCTGGGTGATGGGGCACGATCAAACCATCGCCTTCAGCGGCGCCACCGGCGGACAATTTCAACTCAATATAATGATGCCCGTGATGGGCATGGCCGCCCTGGAAACCGTCACGCTGCTGGCCAGTGCCACGCGGGCGTTTGTCGATTTCTGCGCCGCCGAAATGGAAGCCAACCCGGAAGCGTGCGAAGCCGCGGTGGAGCAAAGCTTGTCGATGGTTACCAGCCTGAACCCTTTGATTGGCTACGAAAAGGCCGCCAAGTTGGCCAAGGAAGCGTTCAAAACCGGCAAGACCATCCGCCAGTTGTGCCGCGAGCAAAAATTGCTCCCGGACGACGTGCTCGACAAGGCGCTCGATCCGTGGCGCATGACCGAGCCGCAAAAGGAGTGATTGGCAGTTGACATGGCAATC
This DNA window, taken from Pirellulales bacterium, encodes the following:
- a CDS encoding DUF393 domain-containing protein; this encodes MDTIFAINSAPDMNAAPTQTDAEPLPTPAERPEANIVIFDGNCRMCTAQIRALTWWDCQGKLSYLSLHDPEVARRFPDLTHDMLMEQMYVVDGQGNRYGGAAAIRYFSRRLRRLWWLAPLLHIPGSLPVWQWLYRQVAKRRYRFGTLNQCDNDACSLHVR
- a CDS encoding class II fumarate hydratase produces the protein MTDFRTEHDSMGEVRVPGQAYYGAQTQRAIENFPISGEPLPPALIHALGLVKYAAAIANRDLGKLTGSGKNPLNQKQVEALLTASREVAEGKFDEQFPLDVFQTGSGTSSNMNANEVIANRAIELTGGDRFVEQKPIHPNDHVNMGQSTNDMFPTAIHVAVALAIKTDFLPALEKLHHTLEQKASDWDKIIKIGRTHLADATPLRLGQEIGGFARQLQMSITRANSALKAVLELPAGGTAVGSGINTHPEFGKRVAAALAKDTSIPFVEAVNHFEANAQRDGLVEASGDLRTIAVTLFNIANNIRWLSSGPRCGFYEIKLPDRQPGSSIMPGKVNPVMCESMMQVCAWVMGHDQTIAFSGATGGQFQLNIMMPVMGMAALETVTLLASATRAFVDFCAAEMEANPEACEAAVEQSLSMVTSLNPLIGYEKAAKLAKEAFKTGKTIRQLCREQKLLPDDVLDKALDPWRMTEPQKE